One segment of Streptomyces sp. TG1A-8 DNA contains the following:
- a CDS encoding isocitrate lyase/phosphoenolpyruvate mutase family protein, producing the protein MHERGDAASPLVIPNVWDAVSARVFAGAGHAALATSSAAVAAVLGYEDGGHTPPDEMFAAVARITRAVDVPVTADIEDGYGLSPREIVERLLEAGAVGCNLEDSDAGQVKDADRHADWLAEVSVEAGDRLVVNARIDTFLFGDGSVESAVKRARRYAEAGADVVYPIFAPPELLPDIVACVGRPVNALCLPDGPTPAELGALGATRVTFGHTLHRRATNALLDIVSDLA; encoded by the coding sequence ACGCGGTCAGCGCCCGCGTCTTCGCCGGCGCGGGCCACGCCGCGCTCGCCACGTCCAGTGCGGCCGTCGCCGCCGTCCTCGGCTACGAGGACGGCGGGCACACCCCGCCCGACGAGATGTTCGCCGCCGTCGCCCGCATCACCCGCGCCGTGGACGTCCCCGTGACCGCCGACATCGAGGACGGCTACGGGCTGTCCCCGCGCGAGATCGTCGAGCGGTTGCTCGAGGCCGGCGCGGTCGGCTGCAACCTGGAGGACTCCGACGCCGGCCAGGTCAAGGACGCCGACCGGCACGCCGACTGGCTGGCCGAGGTCAGCGTGGAGGCGGGCGACCGGCTGGTCGTCAACGCCCGCATCGACACGTTCCTGTTCGGGGACGGCTCGGTGGAGTCCGCCGTGAAGCGTGCCCGCCGCTACGCCGAGGCGGGCGCGGACGTGGTCTACCCCATCTTCGCGCCGCCCGAGCTGCTCCCCGACATCGTCGCGTGCGTGGGCCGCCCGGTGAACGCGCTGTGCCTGCCGGACGGGCCGACCCCCGCCGAGCTGGGCGCCCTCGGCGCGACACGCGTGACGTTCGGCCACACCCTGCACCGCCGGGCCACGAACGCGCTGCTCGACATCGTCAGCGACCTGGCCTGA